From the genome of Pseudoxanthomonas sp., one region includes:
- the cysG gene encoding siroheme synthase CysG, producing MSAPLFPLFADLQGRRVLVVGGGPVAERKTEALLHAGARPRVGAPGLTPRLQAWQAQGRIDWIEGRFDAHWLSDAWLVVAATDDTVVNRAVAAAAEARHLFANVVDDAELSTFQVPAIVERGPLQVAISSGGGAPMLARHLRRQLETLLDDSWTSLAELFTRQRQRIRQRFPQTSDRRRFFEKLLAGPLPRLFRQQLHAQAEQHFHAMLDEHANLGRSGSVAVVGAGPGDAGLLTLNALRAMNEADVILHDRLVSEDVLRLGRRDATYIEVGKSASGHSMRQDDIHALMLEHARAGHRVVRLKGGDPFVFGRGGEELEFLRAHGIPYEVVPGITAAVACAAYAGIPLTHRDHAQSVKLVTAHCKDSFDTLDWQALAQERQTLAVYMGVAGLEGLRERLVQHGRAPSTPFALIENGSRRDQRVLNGTLADLPETARFHQVRSPALLILGEVAALADTLHWFGAPPVGAPTHSRNLPAPTLQAA from the coding sequence GTGAGCGCTCCGTTGTTTCCCCTGTTCGCCGATCTGCAAGGCCGCCGGGTCCTGGTGGTCGGCGGCGGCCCGGTGGCCGAGCGCAAGACGGAAGCGCTGCTGCACGCCGGCGCCCGCCCGCGCGTCGGTGCGCCCGGTCTGACCCCGCGCCTGCAAGCGTGGCAGGCTCAGGGCCGCATCGACTGGATCGAAGGCCGCTTCGACGCCCACTGGCTGTCCGACGCCTGGCTGGTGGTCGCCGCCACCGACGACACGGTCGTCAACCGCGCCGTCGCCGCCGCCGCCGAGGCGCGCCACCTGTTCGCCAATGTGGTGGACGATGCAGAACTGTCCACCTTCCAGGTGCCCGCCATCGTCGAGCGCGGCCCGCTGCAGGTCGCCATCTCCAGCGGCGGCGGCGCGCCGATGCTGGCGCGCCATCTGCGCCGCCAGCTGGAGACCCTGCTGGACGATTCCTGGACCTCGCTGGCCGAGCTGTTCACCCGCCAGCGCCAGCGCATCCGCCAGCGCTTTCCGCAGACCTCGGACCGGCGCCGGTTCTTCGAGAAACTGCTGGCCGGCCCGCTGCCGCGCCTGTTCCGGCAGCAGCTGCATGCGCAGGCCGAGCAGCATTTCCATGCGATGCTGGACGAGCACGCGAACCTCGGGCGCAGCGGCTCGGTCGCCGTGGTCGGCGCCGGTCCGGGCGATGCCGGCCTGCTGACGCTCAACGCGCTGCGGGCGATGAACGAAGCCGATGTGATCCTGCACGACCGCCTGGTCAGCGAGGACGTGCTGCGGCTCGGCCGCCGCGATGCGACCTATATCGAAGTCGGCAAGTCGGCCAGCGGCCACAGCATGCGCCAGGACGACATCCATGCGCTGATGCTGGAACACGCCCGCGCCGGCCATCGCGTCGTGCGGCTGAAGGGCGGCGACCCGTTCGTGTTCGGACGCGGCGGCGAAGAGCTGGAGTTCCTGCGCGCCCACGGCATCCCGTACGAAGTCGTCCCCGGCATCACCGCGGCCGTGGCCTGTGCGGCCTACGCCGGCATTCCGCTCACCCATCGCGACCATGCGCAGTCGGTAAAGCTGGTGACCGCGCACTGCAAGGACTCCTTCGACACCCTCGACTGGCAGGCGCTGGCGCAGGAGCGGCAGACGCTGGCCGTCTATATGGGCGTGGCCGGATTGGAAGGCTTGCGCGAGCGGCTGGTCCAGCATGGCCGAGCCCCGTCAACGCCGTTCGCGCTGATCGAGAACGGGTCGCGCCGCGATCAGCGCGTGCTGAACGGAACCTTGGCCGATCTGCCGGAAACCGCGCGTTTCCACCAGGTACGCTCGCCCGCGCTGCTGATCCTGGGCGAGGTCGCCGCATTGGCCGACACGCTGCACTGGTTCGGCGCGCCGCCCGTCGGTGCTCCCACACATTCCCGCAACCTGCCCGCGCCCACACTGCAGGCTGCCTGA
- a CDS encoding LysR family transcriptional regulator, whose protein sequence is MTLTQLRYLVAIADADLNITLAAARVHATQPGLSKQLKQLEDELGFLLFVRKGRSLEAVTPAGHEVIDRARLVLAEANNIRTYAANQRRESQGQLVLVTTHTQARFVLPPAIAQIKRDFPQVSVHLQQAPESQALDLLTQGDADMAVVSTAGDPPQAGIAVPLYRWRRLVLVPRAHALEQLGRVPTMADLADQPLISYESSTRPGSSLQRAFAKVGLEPNIALTALDADLIKTYVRAGLGVGLLAEMAVNAADTDLRAWPAPPEVKECIAWAVLPRERVLRDYALDLVRTLAPQIDRRDLRRVIDGNQDPDWPEPPTWQSLTQTITS, encoded by the coding sequence ATGACGCTGACCCAACTCCGCTACCTGGTGGCCATCGCCGACGCCGACCTCAACATCACGCTGGCGGCGGCGCGTGTGCATGCCACTCAGCCCGGACTGTCCAAGCAGCTGAAGCAGTTGGAGGACGAACTGGGCTTCCTGCTGTTCGTGCGCAAGGGCCGCAGCCTGGAAGCGGTGACGCCGGCCGGCCATGAAGTGATCGACCGCGCCCGGCTGGTGCTGGCCGAGGCCAACAACATCCGCACCTACGCCGCCAACCAGCGGCGCGAGAGCCAGGGCCAGCTGGTGCTGGTGACCACGCATACGCAGGCGCGCTTCGTGCTGCCGCCGGCCATCGCACAGATCAAGCGCGACTTCCCGCAGGTCAGCGTGCACCTGCAGCAGGCGCCGGAAAGCCAGGCGCTGGACCTGCTGACCCAGGGCGATGCCGACATGGCGGTGGTCAGTACCGCCGGCGACCCGCCGCAGGCCGGCATCGCCGTGCCGCTGTACCGCTGGCGGCGCCTGGTGCTGGTACCGCGTGCCCATGCGCTGGAACAGCTCGGTCGCGTGCCCACGATGGCCGACCTGGCCGACCAGCCGCTGATCAGCTACGAATCGTCGACGCGGCCGGGTTCGTCGTTGCAGCGCGCCTTCGCCAAGGTGGGACTGGAACCGAACATCGCCCTGACCGCGCTCGATGCGGATCTCATCAAGACCTATGTCCGCGCCGGCCTCGGCGTGGGGCTGCTGGCCGAGATGGCGGTGAATGCGGCCGACACCGACCTGCGCGCGTGGCCGGCGCCGCCGGAGGTGAAGGAATGCATCGCGTGGGCGGTGCTGCCGCGCGAGCGGGTGCTGCGCGACTACGCGCTGGACCTGGTGCGCACGTTGGCGCCGCAGATCGACCGCCGCGACCTGCGCCGGGTGATCGACGGCAACCAGGATCCGGACTGGCCGGAGCCGCCGACCTGGCAGTCGCTGACGCAGACCATCACCAGCTGA